The Diorhabda carinulata isolate Delta chromosome 4, icDioCari1.1, whole genome shotgun sequence genomic interval TTGTAATATTGGCCTTATATCGAACTAGTTCTTTATTTACTTATAATCCGTATCATTTTGGTTGATATCACGACATAACACAAATTCTTCAACATCATTTTTATCGATATCATCTTCTTATGGTGCCTAGCCGTGACGAATGTTGGGGATCATCATGGGAATCTTTATTTGGTCAGCAGCAACGCGAAAGACTTCAGAGGAGGTTTTAATGAACCAGCTTCTAAGGTTCTTGAGCCAGAATGTCGTCTTCTTCTTGGACTTCTTTTTCCTAATATTTTGCCTTGTAGTATGGCTCGGAGCAATGCATAGATATCTAGTACTTGTCTGCATATTTGATGTTATTCAGTCAGTATCCATTTAGCAGTATTCCTTTTTCTATATAGGGCTCTCCTGAATATTCGCTTTAAGTATAAATTGAATATGGAGATAATATACAGCCTTGACGGACTTCTCTCATCCTTTTCAATCTTTACTGCGTTTTCCTTCGATCCTTTTCAGGTCCTTATTGTTAATTCCTATTCTTTTAAGcatctctattatttttttatgtttcattcGATCGAATGCCTTTTCATAGTCTTTTAAACATGCATACACATCGCAATTTAGGTCTATGCATGTTTATATTGAGACCAATGCCTCTTTCATACCAACAGCATTTATAAACCCGATTTGATTGGGAAATATTTAGCTCAGATAATTCGTAAATTTTCTTATGAATTACTTTGAAAGATCTGTTTATATGATCGATTTTTTGTAccgataataaataaaaatagtaaatatttttaggtataaaaaaaaaattattacccGAATTTTATTAGATTCCCGACTaatagaatttcaaaatttacgtATCATTATCTGATAtgattaatttattgtttacaaactaaaaaaacaagTTTACAAAAGGAACCGTGTTGTAAAATTTGGCAACATCTTATCACGTGAAGATGAAACTTGCTAATTATATTTCAAGATCGTTTGGATTCCACACAAGTCGCGTTTTGACAagcaaattatttctttatcaaaggtaggaaaataaaatttaaatcacctttataaataataatatctgaataaaatcattttgttatattttttactaataaaaatttatttctttcgatggaaaaaatatttcggaactatttattttgagttttgaatcaattttttgtggaaatattATTCCAAATAGATCACGAGGTTCgtacaaaacaaaacaataaccAATGCAACAAAGTATGGTCGATTGTTATGTTTATAGAATATACACATaaaacatcactcaataagtcgtgtgactgacgcACAGATGGCGATACCATTGTCAAATCCaaatgacgtttatgaagtaccaactttcaaaagattatGTCGGGAAAAAgtaaagctacttttgttattacatttaaACGTGATGAtagatgatggtgaacgttctggtcgtccaattgagagggttattccagaaaacatcaaaaaagtccataAATTGGTTATATTTAATCGTAAACTGAAATTGCCTATGATAGCTGAGgtcgtaaagatatcagaaggcagtgtgtttacaattatgcgtGAACATTCGatcatgagaaagcttttttcaaagtgagtgccgcgtttactcaaaGTCGACCaaaaacaacgtgttgatgattcagagcagtaattggccatgtttacaaataataaaacagatttttttgcgtcgatatgtgacaatggatgaaacacttcactccggaatcaaaacgatcatcatctgagtggaccgcagccggtgaaccacgttcgaagcgtccaaaggcacaacagttaAAGGCTgcgaaggttatggcttcagtattttgggatgcgcatggaatattgttcatagactatctccaaaaggaagagacaatcaatagcgaatactaagtatagttgttggatcgtttgaatggaaaaatgaagaaaaaacggCCTAtctcgaagaaaaaaccactctttcaccaagacaatgcaccgattcacaagtcgttgataacgatggttaaatttaacgaattacacttTGAATTGCCTCCGCATCCACcttatagtccagatctggtcccCAGTGAGTCCTTGCTATTcgttgatatcaaaaaaatgctcgccagTAAGAAATTCGACTCAAATGAAGAATCAATTACTGAAACTGAACCCTATTTTAAGACAAAGGACAAATCTTTCTAGGAACTAATATCCTCATCAGGTTTTAGATCTCtgttaacaaaatataaatatttaaatactaaTAGAGcaacatcaatttatttttcccGGTATTATTTAAAATAGGACTAAAATATTTAGCAAGTTGACGCGCTTTCTGTACTGTTTATATACGTCTATTTAATGATGGCACCGATCCAAAATCAGCAGATCACTCTTATTTTTACACAACAAGTGATCAAATCAACTTGCAAATTCAGAAAAACCATGaatgatttttaatttcaagtgaTCGACAAAAGAATATTCCAGAAAACGCCGCGACGGTTATGAAAGTTTTGTATCGAGTGTAAAGTATCGAGATTCTGTTCTTTtacgtaaaataaaatttgtttggtatgTGAAACGTTTCGTGCACAAAATTATGTCGGCGCGTTGGCCAGTTAGAGAAGGGGTACTGAAAAACAAAACTATGGATAGCGAAAATacgaaattgaacaaaaatcgGTTACAGTTACCtccgaaattgaattttcatcttattAACAATGTAAGGATtttcttttatcaaatatatatatatatatatatatatatatatatatatatatatatatatatatatatatatatatatatatatatatatatataaaagtatacgttagttttttaaatatatatatatatataaattttttttagtaatattatacgatatcaatcaaattattttgggAAAAACGTGAGTTTTCTAATACGACATGGTTCTTATCTGTGAAATTTTTAGATAGATGTGGAAGCAAATGTACGTTTTTTCAAACAcgtcaccctgtatatttcctCATAGCGAAAGTATCcgaaaaatcattaaatattacttattttttttttcaaaaaatcctaAAATCACGTTAATTTCAAGGTCAAATGTATAGGTTTCcgcaaaattcaattttctattttttttcgattttccacctataaaaattttttccaagcaATATTTTTCGAACTCTTCGTTTCAAAAATgcataaatttaatataatttgaatcaatttttttttatattttcagagTAAAAAGGTTctatttaaaatgataaattttattacataactTCTAACTTTATGTTATATAACTCGCTTTTTATGATCACGAAAAAgctgttgtatttttttaataatagtttcAACGTTCCTTTTCCGATTTTTtagtattacaacgttgccattccCCAATTGTAGATACTATAAagttatagttttatttttcagaaaaagaaTTACTtcaactttcaccctgtatattgcttacaaatatgaaactggaaaaattcaatataaacaGTCATTTAGACCAGAGGtatcaaactcaattttgcagagggccatgtattaaattttgaattcgtaggtgggccagattgaaaataaaaaaaaagaaatgaatgaattataacattttatttattaaattagaaaagtatataatatacggttgttaaaaatcatatcaaaagaTGTTGAGCTTgaggatccagatacctgacTTCTCTTGTCTTTGCCAAGCTCATTGATGCATGACATGGtccttttttaaatgtttggatgCCAATGATTCCTGTtgaattatacagtgaaatccCACATAATTCActgatgttttctgttttaatttagttacaacgcCCGAATGTTTGCCAGCCATGGCAGGAACCCCGTCCGTAGTTTTGCTGCTAAATATATTCCAGTCGAGTTCATATTCTGGTACCAAATACCAAATtgcagaataaatatcatttgctgTTGTAGTACATGTCAATGGAACGCACTTCAACAgttctttaattatttcaaagttaatGTTAATGCCTCCCATTTAGACTGAAAAACTCTGCATTCACTATCAACATTACGTTTTTGTTAcattcgcagtacaattaaaatcattctccaaccgtatcgcttcgattactcgactcaattgactcacgtcgcgccgacgcactcgttttatatggttaaaGAAGATTTTAGTCTAGACTCGAAGCGCGTGGAAGATTCTATcgttctcgacaaaaataataggatatttccgcTTGCTACTAAGATATGGCGATACTTTCTTTATCTCTCGCTTGTCTAGGCACGCGCagcccttgaaattacttataaacatccgtagacttgagagtacgcgtatttaaaacatccgtagagaAATAGAATGTGGCACATTGCGATCGCGGaccttattgatacggcccaggggccggaagcggcccgcgggccgtatctttAACATGACTGACTTAGACACAGGTTTTCCCAATTGATTCATGTCGAAAAGAAATCGATATCTTAAATGGATTATTCGGGATTATTAGGTTATAGTTGGACAGTCTGTTACTGCTCCCCGTTGTATCTTTGAGCCTTCAGTGGAAACCAAATCGGTGTTTTTAGGTTAACCACTTAAAAGTTAGTTTTATAGTTCTAGTGGTTGGTAAGACGATCATATCCTAAGCTTCGAAGACCTTGTATGCTCATTTATTCTCTTTGGAGTCCTTATGGATTCTTGCCCCACTCGTTCATTCTCTAATAATTCTTCATTAACTATATTCAATGTGTTATTCAATCTATTCATATTCCCAAAAGATGCAAAAGTATACGAACAAAGTTCATTTTAAACTTTCATGTCAACATAGGGGCGATATAGCAACACGATAATTAAAAACTTGATTGCATTATCATCGATACGAACAGTTTATAATGCTGATAACTCGAAATTCCATTGcgatatgaaatttaatttgtttgttttataacaGGAAGCCAGATCTTTGAAAGCCGGCGAACTTAGTCAGCAGGAATCCAAAAATATGGCGCAGTCTAATATGAAAGTTACGACCGATAAATTCAGCAGCGAAAGATCGGCAATGGAATCGCAACAACAAAGACAAACGGTCACGGCGAGCGGTTTCttcaatcaagaaaaaaaaagttccAGTAGCAGTCATATATACACTTCAGCAACAAAAGGTCTCAGTACAACAGCATCGATGATTAACGCGAGCAGACAGGTAAAAATCCTTTTATGTTCAttaatctatattttatttattattataatttgttacAGTTTCATTTACTCAACAGTACCCCCGAAGAAGATATTCTTAATACCTCTTTGGAGGATTTAGAAAGCCTTTCAGCAAATTCGGATATCCATGACATCGAAAGAGCAAAACACAAATATTCCACGTACTTAGATGAATCAATACGATGTTTACAGAAATTAGAACAAAGCAAAGACGCCCCGTTGTTTTTAGATAAAATCAACGACGTAATGCGTAAAGCATGGGCAGTACCAACGTACGGCCATGAACTAGGTTACGCTCTATGTAATACTTTGAGAAATAGTGGAGGATTAGATCTGATAATGCAGAATTGTACTAATGCGGATAAGATACTACAATTCGCGAGCGCGAAACTTTTAGAACAATGCCTTACAGCCGAAAACCGAGCTCACGTCGTCGAACACGGTTTAGATAGAGTCGTAAACGTAGCTTGTGTTTGTACTAAAATCCATTCTGTAGATCACTCGCGTGTAGGTACGGGAATATTAGAACATTTATTCAAACATAGCGAAGAAACCTGTAGCGACGTCGTCAGATTGGGAGGTTTGGACGCCTTATTATTCGAATGTAGAAAAAGCGATATAGAAACACTAAGACACTGCGCGGGAGCTTTAGCAAATCTCAGTTTATACGGCGGTGCCGAAAATCAAGAAGCGATGATTAAACGAAAAGTACCAATGTGGTTGTTCCCTTTAGCATTCCACAACGACGACAATATCAAATACTACGCCTGCCTCGCTATAACTGTTTTAGTAGCTAATCCCGAAATAGAAGCTGAGGTACTACAATCTGGTACCCTGGGTTTAGTAGAACCTTTCGTAACGAGTCACAACCCATCCGAATTCGCTAAATCTAATCTTGCTCATGCTCACGGTCAAAGTAAAACTTggttaaaaaatttagtacctGTATTAAGTTCGAAACGCGAGGAAGCTCGAAATTTGGCAGCTTTCCATTTTTGTATGGAAGCGGGGATTAAAAAACAACAAGGAAATACGAGTATGTTCTCAGAAATCGGTGCTATCGAATGTCTCAAAAAGGTAGCTAGTTGTCCTAACGCTGTAGCTTCGAAATATGCCGCGCAAGCGTTGAGATTGATAGGAGAGGAAGTACCGCACAAACTTAGTCAGCAAGTGCCGTTGTGGTCGGCAGAAGATGTCGAAGAATGGGTGAAGCAAATTGGTTTTCCCGATATCGCTCCCAGTTTTATGGAAAGCAGAGTCGACGGCGATTTACTTTTACAACTCACAGAAGAAAATCTCAAAGAAGATATTGGACTGACGAACGGAATCAAAAGAAAACGGTAAGATTTTATATGTGAAGTTGCAACTAAAAATATGGACGCCCATCACTTTTACTGAACCCTGTTTTATAAGACTTTCAATTCTTATAGATTCACGCGTGAACTTCAACAACTGAAGAAAATGGCAGACTATTCATCGAGAGATACGGCGAGTATTAACACTTTCCTGCAAGCACTGGGGCCTGAATTTTCCATATACACTTACAGTTTCCTAAATGCTGGAGTAGAGAAAAAAGACTACCTTCGAAATATATCCGAAGATCAGCTACTAAAGGAATGCGGAATAAGTAATTCCATACATCGATACCGAATAATGGAaggtaaaaattaattttactaaataattaCGAGTAGAGAGtttgttcatatatttatagtctatcaataaaaaaatctttatcattgcaattagtaaattttttgatatatttcatggTATTAAGAATAGAAGATTAATATCAATTTCATGCTACATTTTGACTTATATAGACTAATTATTCACCTTATTTTTTGAATACACCTCGTAAgcaactttttaatttttctgtacACATACTAATTTGAATCAACTGGTCATACataattacaattaaattaacaatgaaaatgcgtaatttaaaagaaaataaaagtatttcgTTAAAACAATAACAATGTCATACTAtttatatgataataaatattgcTTACTTCATTGAATAGAATTTCTTCCGCCGTTTAATAATTCTGATCTGTTGTGGGGTTCTAAtggataaaattaattgttgtAGGTAATTCACTaattaaatacatttaatttatttcttagaaCAAAATAACAGCTTTCACATTAAAACAATTCTTGGCGCCaactaattattttcatatctgtCACTTGTCATTACAGATTATCAGACTTTTGATGGTCTCGTTCATAAGAAAAACCAACCACCCTGTCTCGATTTTATATACAGGTGTTacacattattttcatttctaggAATTAGACAACTTGAAAATGGTTTGGCGAATGGTATGAACGAAGACAATATGGACAAATCCTTAGACGTTTTTGTTAGTTACCGAAGATCGAATGGTTCTCAATTAGCTAGTCTGCTAAAAGTCCATTTACAACTTCGTGGATTTAGTGTTTTCATTGATGTAGAAAGATTAGAAGCTGGCAAATTCGATAATAACTTATTACAAAGTATACAAAAAGCTAAGCACTTTTTGTTAGTACTAACACCGAATGCCTTAGAAAGGTGTGTAGGGGACCATGAAAGAAAAGACTGGGTACATAGGGTAagtgtttatacaaaaaatatcaataaaaatactgttttaaatatatttccagCAAGAATATTCATATTATCCATTAAATCTTTCTATATTCTCTCCCCTTGGTTTACTTATTCATATGTATATTGCTTATATACAATTACGAACGCCCCTATATAGTTGTGTAATAATATAGGAAAAGGCAAAGTTACGAGGGAACTGAAAAACAACATaatctattaaatattatattaatcgTGGTGTTGTTAGCGTTATTTTAAGTGCATTTTGTTTCTAGGAAATATGTGCAGCTTTATCGGCAAATTGTAACATCATCCCTATAATCGATAACTTTGTTTTCCCCGAACCTGATGATTTGCCAGAAGATATGAGACAGGTGTGCCATTTCAACGCAGTTCGATGGATTCACGATTACCAAGACGCTTGCGTGGACAAACTTGAAAGGTTAGTAAGAAATATATACTTAGAACTACGCTTTTGCTTCACATCTACATATAATCACCCGTTGACAGAGGCTTTGTTTTCGCAAACTACTTCTAAATAACAAACGGTTTGGATGAAATTAACTATTTTTACAATAACTACTAGAGTTCGAATAGCGTCAAAAATATAACCTCGAAATGCGAAAATATCAAAGGATTTAATgccataattatattttaaaacgaaaaaaaaaaacagttagatgatgaaatataattaaaacttcATACAGTACTATTTAATTTCCATCCAACTCGTTGTTACTTTTTATCAAAAcgaagtttatatattttctaggTTTCTTAATGGCACATTCCTTGATCATTCGCTATGAAAACCGAGGGGCgttatatattgttattatttaattgcatgttgtaataatttattattttataataaagacTTGGTGTTggattactttttatttttgaaaccgTTTTTTAACCGAAATAATACGGGAAAATTTGTGAACgaaaatatgaacattttttcaccgttcagtaattattttttgccTTAGTTTGGAAAAAATAAGTCCAATAATGACTAATAGATCgtctttttttgttaattgaacttttaaaataaaataaataaaagacgTGGATTTTAATGGCGGCGTGGTTAAAGAACTATTGACATTTGACACGAATCACATGTTTCTTACTTCAAAATTGACCTTGATATTTTTAGTCTTTGTAGAcatcaaaattgaattaaattttaggCACTATAACATGATGTAACTATTCCAAAAAGAAATTCAACCcttaatttttcgaatttgataattttttttcaatcctGTTTATATAATGAATGATAACAATTTCGAGATGCAGTTCGCTGCAATCGGAAAGGAAATTTTTAGTTTGACAAAcaacatatatttaaaaaatgttccaattttgtttatatatttttttaacgcctaaactaaaaaaaattaacacgaTAAATTACcttgaaattgaaatgatatattcaaaaaaataaataaaattcattgtttGTAGTAGCCATTTtcattacaattacaattttaGATAACAGTTATACGAGGGCACATCAATACTtacaaaattacgaaaaatctaacctattttaattttctaacGTCGATTCACTccgaaaaacaaattatttcgaGTTTTGTGTTCTTTAGAGAATTTTAGTGGATTGACGGTTTCCAAAATGGCGTAAAAAACTCGTGCTTTTGTGTTAGATAGTTAACAAACTCTTTAACACCCCCGCCATTAAAACCACCGATCCTTTTAAAATGTTTACAACTTCAATAGCATTTCCTACTTCCAATATCCGACCCCTTAACACCCTATcgtgttttttctttcaattatttgcGTTTTAAGTAAGCGTTGAggatttctttctatttttcgtTCTTTTGGAAAGAATTGTTTGCCCATTTTGGATACTAATTTTTAAAGTTTACGTTACGTTAAAAACCGTatcaactataattttttagaaacatcAGACGGAATTTATcaagaagatattgaaaatttcatctgTGCTTCTTTACTACTAAATTATCTgctaaaaaaaagataaaaagtaaTACCAACCTAAGATAAACTTAGGAGACAGTAATAACGTGTTGCTTTTTTGCATGCTTCACCAAAACGGTTGAGGTGAGTGTCACGTTTTTATCTATGTTTATCTCTGTATATAATAGAATCAGAGATTAGAAATCTTCTAAATGACGAAGCAAAGGTAAAAAATAagtaaagtcaaaagtttataaaaaagtatgGAACTAATTTTTATAAGTACGAGTCTCTATCAAAAGAGACATCGAACACTGACGAATTACGGTAATTCAAACctataaaagataattttcttttcagGTTCATGCGAGGAGAAACGAATACGCGTGGAGATGGTCTAAGAGTGGGCCTAACTAAAGGTGACATTACACCGGGCACTCCTTCGAATCCGGGCTTAGTAAGACAACCGCCAAACTATCAAAGAATGCACAGCAACGATTCAGGAAGTGGTAAAAGTTCAGACAAAGACGTTAACGGAAATTCGGGCTTGACGAGAGATTGACTAGATGGTCCTTACGCCTCGGTCACACCTACTCCACTGCCAAGGTAactaacattttcaaaattaccaaaagaaatgaattatcaatttttttatttcaaatttacagGATATAGTAACTTTCAAATAAtacttcatttttaatataatatgtCAAAATCATACTTTAAACATCATTTGTCATGTCAAAAATCACTTATTGCGTCAGATGTTATGTCACTTGTTACGTCAAACATTATTTGTCACGTCAAAAAGTTACTTGTTATATGAAATGTCGTATCACTTGTCACGTTAAACGCTATGTGTTACTTTAAACATCTTTGCCATATCAAAAGTCACTTATTACATCAAAGGTCATATCTCATGTTAAAAGTTACGTATCACATGAATTATCGCCGTATGATGAAAAACCATATTTCATAGCTTCCAATAATCGATTTTCATTGCTTTAGGGTGGTTGGGGTAAATTTCAAAGCGGTTTGTCTGTTTTGGGAAGATATTCTGTGTCTTCGGGGTAGGATGCAGTTATACCGTCATTGGCTGTTGACGAAATGTAATCAAACAATCAGATTTATGTTGataaaaccaacaaaatttcttcgaaaaataaCCTGGAAATGATATTGGGGAAAAAACCAATACGTGTCACGTCAAAACTACCTTTTTcgtcaaacaaaaataattttacatataattcctggcagtgttttatttatattgaggCAATATTCTATTTATTGTGGGGGGATATAGCTGCCATTTActataaacaataacaaaatctCTTTAAAAAATAACCTAAGAGTCCTATTTAGAACACATTCGTCGACAAGGTATTTATACACCAAATTTTGGATACACTCATTCATAAAAAAGATGCGTTTGATGTTTTTAGATCTATAGAAAGCATTTGACTGTATAAACCATCTAATGTTACTTAAAAGGATGGGAAACATACTTtgttaacaattattaaatagtGTAGAATACACCATACGCCTCAGTGTAATGGATAGTTGTTCTACCTACTAAGTCGATCCGGTTTTAAACCCGGGTCCGAACAACTTCCTCGGCGCACTACCTATCGCAAGGAAAACTAACTAACAACAGATCTcttttatttatgataaaacaaCTAAATTCTATCGTGAAGAAGACAAAACGATTCGATATCGgtatttttaagattttgtgTTTTGTTGCAGATTCTGTAAAGCAAACAGTCCGTCCCGAAATTGGATAATAAATTCCAACAAATTCAACCGCGGCGTACCGCCTGCGCAGTACTCCCGCAGGGGTTCAACTACCCCTATATCATCGTTAGCCGTAAACAGTTACCCTCGCCCGCCTTTACCGAACCGATCTCGTAGCCTCGACGGTCTCCTGGATTCCGAGCCAATTCACGCGGCAGCTTCAGAAGCAACTAAACACGAACGACGAGTTCCTTCCCCCGATGACGGCGTCGGCGAGACTGACAGTAGTTTAAGTAACGCGCGCAACGTCGAGGAAAATTGTTGTACCGATAGTGATAATGACAAATGTTCAATTTATAGTGATTCTAGTGATTCGAAACGTAAGAGGAACTTTATGGATAGGTGCGTCAATAAAGTGCGatctttcattaaaaaatgaaacagtGCAATGAAGGGATGATGTTGTCGGATCTAGTTCGCGATTGTGGAATTATTAAAACCATTAAACGGGGTGGATAAATCCAAAACTACTCGATAATATGAAGaaatcttcttcaatttctcttAAACATTTCGATTTGGGTCTTCTTTGTAGTCCTTTCCTCCATACATGTTTGGATCTTTATTCTTGTATACTGCCTCAGATTATGATTCATGTAGGAAACTTCAAACCAAGCCTAGTAACTCCATTGTTTTGCATCCTAATATTGAGAAATCCATCATGTATGTTATTTTGTCCATTCATAAAGATTTTCAAGGTtattttcgtgatattttcTCCATTGGTTCAGTTTTTCATTGATTCTTCTTTGGTACCCTTCATCTTCTATCTTTACAGGATCCTTTAACTTTTCTTCCATTCCAATATTTTGCTTATTAATTGGCGTTTGTTCTACACAGTTTTTAGccattgtttcttttatatCCACTTTTATTTACTTATCGTAACGCCCtggtatttaaatttatatatttcttcaaatttttcattttctccatTTTATCCTGGTTTATTAGTTTCctttatatttattcttaatCCTTTTCGGTTGTGTTCCTCTATACGTATTgaggtaactttattttttgagCTTATTTCACTACATATTCTCCATTCTGGTCTCCATTTTTTGCTTATCTAAATTCTAGTTcaattttgcattatttttcctcaatttctcTTCTTCAATATTCGTTATAGTAACAGTTACTGAtgcatacatttttttgtatgtatatttatcattattttggttttctttacATTTATTCTTAATCCCTTCTTCCTCAATtttccttgatattttcacCTTGATTTTCCTATGACTATGTCATTTTTATACACCATTATCTGCCTTACTTTTCCTATTTACCTGCGCACTAAATCTTCCccatttcttttttctaatatttctttattagttCTTTTCTTATAGCCCCGGTATTCGATCTTCAGAattgttcttaatatttttccattgtttatCCTTTTTTCCATTACAATATTTGgctttttaatttatgtttgGATCTATCAccattatattttctttcacaCTCTTTTCAATTACTTATCATAAAGCCCCtggtatataatttttagtatgtattcaattttttattacctattcttgtttttttattttatactgtttCTACAAGTCTCATTATTTCACTTCTCTtaaattttccttaaatttttttcttcaatcttctTCGATATGTtcaccataatttttttctcttttatttattctttatttcattgtttctatTTTCACTCTAATGCCCATTTCTGATGCTTATATTACCCTTTATGTTTGTCATTATTGTCAA includes:
- the LOC130893438 gene encoding NAD(+) hydrolase sarm1 isoform X5 — encoded protein: MVVNRISNMPAQPNLNMSRLFLTRKMASESPTDNSNGNEPTIQTIIKNPSRSTITTTSLQTNSQSSTTTTTRVSKTSTSASTSQRRQITTDTKASNMKNDLVDFKNNINDMKSSLPNTLMQLRNSLENLVDSDEINDPIVTFPDDTPVPSEIGSPTNTVESLKYEQKTMNNFKKTTVMKDGISAEKESAKVEEMKKIRAGEISYEESNAAAATRARIDIDGITAQKSQVTAKEARSLKAGELSQQESKNMAQSNMKVTTDKFSSERSAMESQQQRQTVTASGFFNQEKKSSSSSHIYTSATKGLSTTASMINASRQFHLLNSTPEEDILNTSLEDLESLSANSDIHDIERAKHKYSTYLDESIRCLQKLEQSKDAPLFLDKINDVMRKAWAVPTYGHELGYALCNTLRNSGGLDLIMQNCTNADKILQFASAKLLEQCLTAENRAHVVEHGLDRVVNVACVCTKIHSVDHSRVGTGILEHLFKHSEETCSDVVRLGGLDALLFECRKSDIETLRHCAGALANLSLYGGAENQEAMIKRKVPMWLFPLAFHNDDNIKYYACLAITVLVANPEIEAEVLQSGTLGLVEPFVTSHNPSEFAKSNLAHAHGQSKTWLKNLVPVLSSKREEARNLAAFHFCMEAGIKKQQGNTSMFSEIGAIECLKKVASCPNAVASKYAAQALRLIGEEVPHKLSQQVPLWSAEDVEEWVKQIGFPDIAPSFMESRVDGDLLLQLTEENLKEDIGLTNGIKRKRFTRELQQLKKMADYSSRDTASINTFLQALGPEFSIYTYSFLNAGVEKKDYLRNISEDQLLKECGISNSIHRYRIMEGIRQLENGLANGMNEDNMDKSLDVFVSYRRSNGSQLASLLKVHLQLRGFSVFIDVERLEAGKFDNNLLQSIQKAKHFLLVLTPNALERCVGDHERKDWVHREICAALSANCNIIPIIDNFVFPEPDDLPEDMRQVCHFNAVRWIHDYQDACVDKLERFMRGETNTRGDGLRVGLTKGDITPGTPSNPGLVRQPPNYQRMHSNDSGSGKSSDKDVNGNSGLTRD
- the LOC130893438 gene encoding NAD(+) hydrolase sarm1 isoform X15; this translates as MRNKVLRMIFQLKLSPTNQIKPHNCYNRKIDPISLRNYCYRSGRYSTNHGKEARSLKAGELSQQESKNMAQSNMKVTTDKFSSERSAMESQQQRQTVTASGFFNQEKKSSSSSHIYTSATKGLSTTASMINASRQFHLLNSTPEEDILNTSLEDLESLSANSDIHDIERAKHKYSTYLDESIRCLQKLEQSKDAPLFLDKINDVMRKAWAVPTYGHELGYALCNTLRNSGGLDLIMQNCTNADKILQFASAKLLEQCLTAENRAHVVEHGLDRVVNVACVCTKIHSVDHSRVGTGILEHLFKHSEETCSDVVRLGGLDALLFECRKSDIETLRHCAGALANLSLYGGAENQEAMIKRKVPMWLFPLAFHNDDNIKYYACLAITVLVANPEIEAEVLQSGTLGLVEPFVTSHNPSEFAKSNLAHAHGQSKTWLKNLVPVLSSKREEARNLAAFHFCMEAGIKKQQGNTSMFSEIGAIECLKKVASCPNAVASKYAAQALRLIGEEVPHKLSQQVPLWSAEDVEEWVKQIGFPDIAPSFMESRVDGDLLLQLTEENLKEDIGLTNGIKRKRFTRELQQLKKMADYSSRDTASINTFLQALGPEFSIYTYSFLNAGVEKKDYLRNISEDQLLKECGISNSIHRYRIMEGIRQLENGLANGMNEDNMDKSLDVFVSYRRSNGSQLASLLKVHLQLRGFSVFIDVERLEAGKFDNNLLQSIQKAKHFLLVLTPNALERCVGDHERKDWVHREICAALSANCNIIPIIDNFVFPEPDDLPEDMRQVCHFNAVRWIHDYQDACVDKLERFMRGETNTRGDGLRVGLTKGDITPGTPSNPGLVRQPPNYQRMHSNDSGSGKSSDKDVNGNSGLTRD